One window from the genome of Magnolia sinica isolate HGM2019 chromosome 4, MsV1, whole genome shotgun sequence encodes:
- the LOC131244327 gene encoding beta-amyrin 11-oxidase-like, translated as MGTQKQDFMQMMMDSTDENAEKICVVEVVENIICLILGGYESTSNVMTWAVYYLARYPSVLNKLKEEIHGITNRKSKDELLTPEDIKEMKYTSKVTDELICLSNVSPFSFRRVVKDNVILNDKYEKKKKTCMKHHKPKCHDLFNIRCVLYLVPILKYF; from the exons ATGGGCACTCAGAAACAGGATTTCATGCAGATGATGATGGATTCTACTGATGAAAATGCAGAAAAGATATGTGTTGTGGAGGTGGTGGAGAACATAATTTGCTTAATTTTAGGTGGTTATGAGTCTACCTCAAATGTCATGACGTGGGCCGTTTACTATCTTGCCAGGTACCCATCAGTACTAAATAAACTCAAG GAGGAGATACATGGGATCACAAATAGGAAATCTAAGGACGAGCTTCTTACACCTGAAGATATCAAAGAAATGAAGTATACTTCAAAG GTAACTGATGAACTGATTTGCTTGTCCAATGTGTCACCCTTCTCATTCAGAAGAGTGGTGAAAGATAATGTAATTCTTAACGAtaagtatgaaaaaaaaaaaaaaacatgcatgaAACATCATAAACCCAAGTGTCATGATTTGTTTAATATTAGATGTGTGTTGTATCTTGTGCCAATTTTGAAGTACTTTTAA